In Cuculus canorus isolate bCucCan1 chromosome 9, bCucCan1.pri, whole genome shotgun sequence, the following are encoded in one genomic region:
- the DNAJB11 gene encoding dnaJ homolog subfamily B member 11, whose protein sequence is MAPGRLGRLCLLLLCLCGEAAAGRDFYKILGVSRGASIKDIKKAYRKLALQLHPDRNPDDPQAQEKFQDLGAAYEVLSDEEKRKQYDAYGEEGLKDGHQSSHGDIFSHFFGDFGFMFGGNPRQQDRNIPRGSDIIVDLEVTLEEVYSGNFVEVVRNKPVARQAPGKRKCNCRQEMRTTQLGPGRFQMTQEVVCDECPNVKLVNEERTLEVEIEPGVRDGMEYPFIGEGEPHVDGEPGDLRFKIKVLKHPVFERRGDDLYTNVTISLVEALTGFEMDIAHLDGHKVHIARDKITKPGAKLWKKGEGLPNFDNNNIKGSLIITFDVEFPKEQLTSEQREGLKRLLKQGPVQKVYNGLQGY, encoded by the exons ATGGCCCCCGGCCGCCTCGGCCgcctctgcctcctgctgctctgcctctgtgGGGAGGCCGCCGCCGG GAGAGACTTTTACAAGATCCTGGGGGTGTCTCGTGGCGCATCCATCAAGGACATCAAGAAGGCCTACCGGAAACTGGCGCTGCAGCTCCATCCTGACAGGAATCCTGATGACCCGCAGGCACAGGAGAAGTTCCAGGACCTGGGGGCTGCCTATGAG GTGCTGTCGgatgaggagaagaggaagcagtACGATGCCTACGGTGAGGAGGGGCTGAAGGATGGGCACCAGAGCTCCCATGGAGACATCTTCTCACA CTTCTTTGGGGACTTCGGCTTCATGTTTGGAGGGAACCCTCGCCAACAAGACAGGAACATTCCCCGTGGAAGTGACATCATCGTGGACCTGGAGGTTACTCTGGAGGAGGTCTATTCAGGAAACTTCGTAGAA GTTGTCAGGAACAAGCCAGTGGCAAGACAGGCGCCTGGCAAGCGGAAATGCAATTGCCGTCAGGAGATGAGGACCACCCAGCTGGGGCCTGGGCGTTTCCAGATGACCCAAGAAGTTGTTTGTGATGAATGTCCCAACGTCAA GCTCGTGAACGAGGAGCGAACACTAGAGGTGGAGATAGAGCCAGGCGTGAGGGATGGCATGGAGTACCCCTTCATTGGGGAAG GCGAACCCCATGTGGATGGGGAGCCGGGGGATTTGCGCTTCAAAATTAAAGTTCTTAA GCACCCGGTCTTTGAAAGAAGAGGAGATGACTTGTATACAAATGTGACGATCTCGCTGGTCGAGGCACTTACAGGCTTTGAGATGGATATCGCCCACTTGGATGGGCACAAG GTCCACATTGCTCGGGATAAAATTACGAAACCCGGGGCCAAACtgtggaagaaaggagaaggtcTTCCAAATTTTGACAACAATAATATCAAAGGCTCGCTAATAATAACATTTGATGTGGAGTTCCCCAAAGAGCAGCTGACAAGCGAACAGCGGGAAG GTCTCAAACGGTTGTTGAAACAAGGGCCAGTGCAGAAGGTCTACAATGGCTTGCAGGGGTATTGA
- the TBCCD1 gene encoding TBCC domain-containing protein 1 isoform X2 has product MAAPVRLWLSVDTLQFLLFLYVQQVNKVSLRRSLIGEEWPSARTKAPGLTGKSASANKNWNDQDHRTFVLSHLSDMLELLLEPEQLSASFHPTHSSLVSCEAVCALSFLIEGTTSKSRVVHPLHELALWQPCHGQNGYSKGCEAFSFPKLESWLRASLTTNPFGMTACLKSGKKLAWAQQVEGTTRRAKIACSTCVVPEVSPMVIMSQVYKQTLAKSSDTLVGAHVRIHRCNESFIYLLSPLRSVTIEKCRNSTFVLGPVQTSVHVHSCDNVKVIVVCHRLCLSSTTGCTFYILTPNQPLILLGNQAVTFAPFHTHYPMLEDHMAQVGLATLPNYWDSPMLVCKESGDTSVFRLLPPSDFYTFVIPFEMEGDTTETPGGLPHAYQKMLSQREEKVQSWQRTVKEAGLTKDQRKQFQMLVENKFYEWLVQTGNRQQLDSLVPPAVGSEQAAG; this is encoded by the exons ATGGCGGCGCCGGTGCGGCTGTGG CTGTCGGTGGACACGCTACAGTTCCTGCTCTTCCTCTACGTTCAGCAAGTGAACAAGGTCTCGCTTCGGCGCTCTCTGATTGGGGAGGAATGGCCCAGCGCTAGGACCAAGGCGCCCGGCCTGACCGGGAAGTCCGCCAGTGCGAATAAG AACTGGAACGATCAGGACCACCGCACCTTTGTGCTGAGCCACCTCTCGGAtatgctggagctgctgctggagccgGAGCAGCTGTCTGCCTCCTTCCATCCCACCCACAGTAGCTTGGTGTCCTGCGAAGCCGTCTGTGCCCTCAGCTTCCTTATTGAAGGGACCACAAGCAAATCCAGGGTGGTCCATCCCCTGCATGAGCTCGCCCTCTGgcagccctgccatgggcagaatGGCTACTCCAAGGGCTGCGaagctttctctttccccaaGCTGGAGAGCTGGCTGCGGGCATCACTGACAACGAACCCCTTTGGAATGACTGCCTGCCTCAAGTCTGGGAAGAAACTCGCATGGGCGCAGCAAG ttgAAGGAACAACCAGGAGAGCAAAGATTGCCTGCAGCACTTGTGTGGTGCCCGAGGTGTCTCCTATGGTGATCATGAGCCAGGTGTACAAGCAGACACTGGCCAAGAGCTCAGACACCTTGGTGGGGGCTCATGTACGAATTCATCGCTGCAATGAGTCCTTCATTtacctcctctctcctctccg GTCTGTGACCATTGAGAAGTGCCGGAATAGCACTTTTGTCCTTGGCCCAGTGCAAACGTCCGTTCACGTCCACAGCTGTGACAACGTCAAGGTTATTGTGGTTTGCCACCGTTTGTGCCTTTCTTCCACCACCGGCTGTACTTTTTACATCCTCACACCTAACCAGCCTCTCATCCTCTTGGGGAACCAAGCAGTCACCTTTGCCCCTTTCCACACCCATTATCCCATGCTGGAAGACCACATGGCTCAGGTGGGCTTGGCCACTCTGCCCAACTACTGGGACAGCCCCATGCTGGTGTGCAAGGAGAGCGGGGACACCAGTGTCTTCCGCCTCCTGCCACCCTCGGACTTCTACACCTTCGTGATTCCCTTTGAGATGGAAGGAGACACCACGGAGACGCCGGGTGGGCTTCCCCATGCCTATCAGAAGATGCTGAGCCAGCGAGAGGAGAAggtgcagagctggcagaggacaGTGAAGGAGGCAGGCCTGACCAA GGATCAGAGGAAACAGTTCCAGATGCTGGTAGAAAACAAGTTCTATGAATGGCTGGTTCAGACAGGGAACCGTCAGCAGCTGGATAGCCTTGTCCCTCCCGCAGTTGGCTCCGAGCAGGCAGCAGGATAG
- the TBCCD1 gene encoding TBCC domain-containing protein 1 isoform X1: protein MAAPVRLWVRTEPFVAGLLPAPPPARLGPHYLRKMAAYVRARPGCFPQLPWPRWRHIACGKLQLRRELAWLYFQLFHSLLQPEAARRLERAEAEAACGSAEELERQRSELSVDTLQFLLFLYVQQVNKVSLRRSLIGEEWPSARTKAPGLTGKSASANKNWNDQDHRTFVLSHLSDMLELLLEPEQLSASFHPTHSSLVSCEAVCALSFLIEGTTSKSRVVHPLHELALWQPCHGQNGYSKGCEAFSFPKLESWLRASLTTNPFGMTACLKSGKKLAWAQQVEGTTRRAKIACSTCVVPEVSPMVIMSQVYKQTLAKSSDTLVGAHVRIHRCNESFIYLLSPLRSVTIEKCRNSTFVLGPVQTSVHVHSCDNVKVIVVCHRLCLSSTTGCTFYILTPNQPLILLGNQAVTFAPFHTHYPMLEDHMAQVGLATLPNYWDSPMLVCKESGDTSVFRLLPPSDFYTFVIPFEMEGDTTETPGGLPHAYQKMLSQREEKVQSWQRTVKEAGLTKDQRKQFQMLVENKFYEWLVQTGNRQQLDSLVPPAVGSEQAAG, encoded by the exons ATGGCGGCGCCGGTGCGGCTGTGGGTGAGGACGGAGCCGTTCGTGGCGGGGCTCCTGCCtgcgccgccgcccgcccgtCTCGGGCCTCACTACCTGCGGAAGATGGCGGCGTACGTGCGGGCGCGGCCCGGCTGCTTCCCTCAGCTGCCGTGGCCCCGCTGGCGGCACATCGCCTGCGGGAAGCTGCAGCTGCGCCGCGAGCTCGCCTGGCTCTACTTCCAGCTTTTCCACAGTCTTCTCCAACCGGAGGCGGCACGGCGCCTGGAGCGGGCCGAGGCCGAGGCGGCGTGCGGCAGCGCCGAGGAGCTGGAGCGGCAGCGGAGCGAG CTGTCGGTGGACACGCTACAGTTCCTGCTCTTCCTCTACGTTCAGCAAGTGAACAAGGTCTCGCTTCGGCGCTCTCTGATTGGGGAGGAATGGCCCAGCGCTAGGACCAAGGCGCCCGGCCTGACCGGGAAGTCCGCCAGTGCGAATAAG AACTGGAACGATCAGGACCACCGCACCTTTGTGCTGAGCCACCTCTCGGAtatgctggagctgctgctggagccgGAGCAGCTGTCTGCCTCCTTCCATCCCACCCACAGTAGCTTGGTGTCCTGCGAAGCCGTCTGTGCCCTCAGCTTCCTTATTGAAGGGACCACAAGCAAATCCAGGGTGGTCCATCCCCTGCATGAGCTCGCCCTCTGgcagccctgccatgggcagaatGGCTACTCCAAGGGCTGCGaagctttctctttccccaaGCTGGAGAGCTGGCTGCGGGCATCACTGACAACGAACCCCTTTGGAATGACTGCCTGCCTCAAGTCTGGGAAGAAACTCGCATGGGCGCAGCAAG ttgAAGGAACAACCAGGAGAGCAAAGATTGCCTGCAGCACTTGTGTGGTGCCCGAGGTGTCTCCTATGGTGATCATGAGCCAGGTGTACAAGCAGACACTGGCCAAGAGCTCAGACACCTTGGTGGGGGCTCATGTACGAATTCATCGCTGCAATGAGTCCTTCATTtacctcctctctcctctccg GTCTGTGACCATTGAGAAGTGCCGGAATAGCACTTTTGTCCTTGGCCCAGTGCAAACGTCCGTTCACGTCCACAGCTGTGACAACGTCAAGGTTATTGTGGTTTGCCACCGTTTGTGCCTTTCTTCCACCACCGGCTGTACTTTTTACATCCTCACACCTAACCAGCCTCTCATCCTCTTGGGGAACCAAGCAGTCACCTTTGCCCCTTTCCACACCCATTATCCCATGCTGGAAGACCACATGGCTCAGGTGGGCTTGGCCACTCTGCCCAACTACTGGGACAGCCCCATGCTGGTGTGCAAGGAGAGCGGGGACACCAGTGTCTTCCGCCTCCTGCCACCCTCGGACTTCTACACCTTCGTGATTCCCTTTGAGATGGAAGGAGACACCACGGAGACGCCGGGTGGGCTTCCCCATGCCTATCAGAAGATGCTGAGCCAGCGAGAGGAGAAggtgcagagctggcagaggacaGTGAAGGAGGCAGGCCTGACCAA GGATCAGAGGAAACAGTTCCAGATGCTGGTAGAAAACAAGTTCTATGAATGGCTGGTTCAGACAGGGAACCGTCAGCAGCTGGATAGCCTTGTCCCTCCCGCAGTTGGCTCCGAGCAGGCAGCAGGATAG